The Humulus lupulus chromosome 3, drHumLupu1.1, whole genome shotgun sequence genome window below encodes:
- the LOC133824303 gene encoding glutamate decarboxylase 4-like: MVLSRVFSESNDSIHSTFASRYVRDSAAKYEIPENSTPKEVAYQMINDELMLDGKPRLNLASFVTTWMEPECDKLVMDSMNKNYVDMDEYPVTTELQNRCVNMIAHLFNAPLDENEAAVGVGTVGSSEAIMLAGLAFKRKWQNKRKAEGKPYDKPNIVTGANVQVCWEKFARYFEVELKEVKVREGYYVMDPVKAVEMVDENTICVAAILGSTYNGEFEDVKLLNDLLVEKNNQTGWDTPIHVDAASGGFIAPFLYPELEWDFRLPLVKSINVSGHKYGLVYAGVGWVVWRSQEDLPEELIFHINYLGADQPTFTLNFSKGSSQIIAQYYQLIRLGFEGYRNIMENCHKNAMVLKEGLEKTGRFEILSKDMGVPVVAFSLKDRSRHDEFEVSELLRRFGWIVPAYTMPADARHVSLLRVVIREDFSRTLAERLVIDICKVLQELDKLPARNGKSDEANGAATATKKREDQIKRDIATHWKNIVMAKKADNKIMLACS, from the exons ATGGTTTTGTCCAGAGTTTTTTCCGAATCCAATGACTCCATCCACTCCACCTTCGCGTCTCGCTACGTCCGAGACTCAGCTGCTAA GTATGAGATTCCGGAAAATTCAACGCCGAAGGAGGTGGCGTACCAGATGATCAACGACGAGTTAATGCTCGATGGGAAGCCAAGGCTGAATTTGGCGTCGTTTGTGACCACGTGGATGGAGCCTGAGTGCGACAAGCTCGTTATGGACTCCATGAACAAGAACTATGTCGACATGGATGAGTACCCTGTCACCACTGAGCTTCAG AATCGTTGCGTGAACATGATAGCACATCTATTCAATGCGCCATTGGATGAAAATGAGGCCGCAGTGGGAGTGGGAACAGTTGGGTCGTCCGAGGCTATAATGCTTGCTGGCCTTGCCTTTAAGAGAAAGTGGCAAAACAAGCGCAAAGCTGAGGGTAAACCTTATGACAAACCCAACATTGTCACTGGTGCCAATGTCCAG gtTTGCTGGGAGAAGTTTGCACGGTACTTTGAAGTGGAGCTTAAGGAAGTGAAGGTGAGAGAAGGGTACTACGTAATGGACCCAGTCAAGGCTGTGGAAATGGTCGATGAAAACACCATCTGTGTTGCTGCTATTTTGGGTTCAACCTATAACGGTGAATTCGAAGATGTCAAGCTCTTGAACGATCTCTTGGTTGAAAAGAACAACCAAACTGG CTGGGACACCCCAATCCACGTGGACGCTGCTAGCGGTGGGTTCATCGCACCATTCCTTTACCCAGAATTGGAATGGGATTTCAGGCTTCCATTGGTGAAGAGTATCAACGTGAGTGGGCACAAGTATGGGCTTGTGTACGCCGGCGTTGGGTGGGTCGTCTGGAGGAGCCAGGAGGACTTGCCTGAAGAGCTTATCTTTCACATCAACTATCTTGGTGCTGACCAACCCACTTTCACTCTCAATTTCTCCAAAG GTTCCAGTCAAATTATTGCTCAATATTATCAACTGATCCGATTGGGCTTTGAG gggtaCCGTAACATCATGGAAAATTGTCACAAAAACGCAATGGTGTTGAAGGAAGGACTTGAGAAAACAGGTCGGTTCGAGATTCTGTCAAAGGATATGGGTGTTCCGGTGGTGGCGTTCTCTCTCAAGGACAGGAGCCGCCACGACGAGTTCGAGGTCTCGGAGCTGCTCCGCCGCTTCGGGTGGATCGTTCCGGCCTACACAATGCCGGCTGACGCTCGCCACGTGAGCTTGCTTCGTGTTGTGATAAGGGAAGACTTCTCGCGCACCCTCGCCGAGCGCCTCGTCATTGACATCTGCAAGGTGCTGCAAGAACTCGACAAGCTTCCGGCCAGGAACGGCAAAAGCGACGAGGCCAACGGCGCTGCTACGGCGACGAAGAAGAGAGAAGATCAGATTAAGAGGGACATTGCTACTCACTGGAAGAACATCGTCATGGCTAAGAAGGCTGATAATAAGATAATGCTCGCTTGCAgttga